A genomic window from Winogradskyella sp. J14-2 includes:
- a CDS encoding GAF domain-containing protein, whose product MDINQQIESPFILKVSFNKLLEKYEEFLESDNKAVVENAKQILEIANTNPVLKDGFSDLSVFEKQEENIAIILRDTFNPLLTHNEIKAAVVPFYDHVFSCSERLKTIIRNAGDNFRLKVMDTPIEQTYILACTIILKDCYGYDLNFKRPFLYEIPDVKGITRYYKILYNVDFMEILPRPNAPKITEKDYEELLDNFDNLELWKEKFPPNSYDFKGFVISNIFDVTDDQSISNIKSSLISENKRQDENFMQNFYEIFRSLFGFRNIEVGFSIYNEEDNAFERVNGAGIKSFLLNKEDKIVCEDALCSWSYKKLLEDNSYFSISDVDHFYNKSQGKSPHLSALHLQGFKSAILAPIANETGLMGVLEIVSKEPKLLNSINAIKLVDIMPYIVSAVERSKSEEENLIEAIIQKECTSIHPSVHWKFVQKAKTFIKTEYETGESPTFGKIVFENVYPLYGQVDVKGSSNARNEATQKDLSLQLNLAEKILTKAIKNRSLPIFEQIKFQVSEYYNSLKTDFKVDSEHEITVFLRDEVKPVFDLIAKTHSDLIEDVEDYLNKIDKDLSVIYFYRKHYDDTVKLINTNMSSLIDEKQLEAQAMYPHFFERFKTDGVEHNMYIGESITKQDSFNVIYLYNLRLWQLQVMCEMENYYYQNQHEYPISLDVASMVLVFNQPLSIRFRMDEKRFDVDGTYNARYEVVKKRVDKAFIKGTEERITEKGKLTIVYSQKEDEDEYKRYIGFLQSKNILDKDLEVLELEDLQGVTGLKALRVSILYHNKNDNKNFYTYNDLMDTIKS is encoded by the coding sequence ATGGATATAAATCAACAGATAGAATCACCTTTTATTCTCAAAGTTAGCTTTAATAAACTTCTAGAAAAGTACGAGGAGTTTTTAGAATCTGACAATAAGGCTGTAGTTGAGAATGCTAAGCAAATTCTAGAGATAGCCAATACTAACCCTGTCTTAAAAGATGGGTTTAGTGACCTTTCGGTATTTGAAAAACAAGAAGAAAATATTGCGATAATATTAAGGGATACGTTTAATCCACTATTAACTCACAATGAGATAAAAGCAGCGGTAGTACCGTTTTACGACCACGTTTTTAGTTGTTCAGAGCGTCTCAAGACCATTATAAGAAATGCTGGTGACAACTTTCGCCTCAAGGTTATGGACACGCCAATAGAGCAAACATATATCTTAGCCTGTACTATAATTTTAAAGGATTGCTATGGTTACGATCTAAACTTTAAACGTCCTTTTTTGTACGAAATACCAGACGTTAAGGGTATAACTAGGTACTATAAAATCTTATACAATGTAGATTTTATGGAAATTTTACCAAGACCTAATGCGCCAAAAATTACAGAAAAAGACTATGAGGAGCTGCTAGATAACTTTGATAATTTAGAATTATGGAAAGAAAAATTTCCACCCAATAGCTATGACTTTAAAGGATTTGTTATTTCTAACATTTTTGATGTAACGGACGACCAGTCTATATCTAATATAAAATCCTCATTAATTAGTGAAAATAAGCGTCAAGATGAAAATTTCATGCAAAATTTCTACGAAATTTTCAGATCCCTATTTGGATTTAGAAATATAGAAGTAGGTTTTTCTATCTATAATGAAGAAGATAATGCTTTTGAGCGCGTAAATGGTGCAGGCATAAAAAGTTTTTTACTTAATAAGGAAGACAAGATAGTTTGTGAAGATGCTTTATGCAGTTGGTCTTACAAAAAATTGTTAGAGGACAACTCTTATTTTTCTATTTCAGATGTTGATCATTTTTACAATAAATCTCAGGGTAAGTCACCACATCTAAGCGCATTACATTTGCAAGGTTTTAAAAGTGCTATTTTAGCACCTATAGCCAATGAAACAGGTTTAATGGGTGTGTTAGAAATTGTATCTAAAGAACCAAAGCTCCTTAACAGTATTAATGCTATTAAATTGGTAGATATTATGCCCTATATTGTATCTGCTGTTGAGCGCTCAAAGAGTGAAGAAGAGAACCTAATAGAAGCCATTATTCAAAAAGAATGCACATCTATACACCCAAGTGTACATTGGAAATTTGTGCAAAAAGCCAAAACCTTCATAAAAACCGAGTACGAAACTGGAGAATCACCAACTTTTGGAAAAATTGTCTTTGAAAATGTTTACCCATTATATGGCCAAGTAGATGTTAAAGGATCTTCCAATGCAAGAAACGAAGCAACTCAAAAAGATTTATCCCTTCAGTTAAATTTAGCAGAAAAAATACTAACTAAAGCCATTAAAAATAGAAGCTTACCAATATTTGAGCAGATTAAATTTCAGGTAAGTGAGTATTATAATAGCCTCAAGACCGATTTTAAGGTAGATAGCGAACACGAGATTACAGTATTTTTGAGGGATGAAGTTAAGCCTGTTTTTGATTTAATTGCAAAAACCCATTCAGACTTAATAGAAGATGTTGAAGACTACTTAAATAAGATAGATAAAGATCTAAGTGTTATCTACTTTTATAGAAAGCACTATGACGATACTGTAAAATTGATTAATACTAACATGTCATCTTTAATTGATGAGAAGCAATTAGAGGCTCAAGCCATGTATCCACATTTTTTTGAACGTTTTAAAACCGATGGTGTTGAGCATAATATGTATATTGGCGAGTCCATTACTAAGCAAGATAGTTTTAATGTAATTTACCTTTATAACTTAAGATTATGGCAGTTGCAGGTCATGTGCGAAATGGAAAATTATTACTACCAAAATCAGCACGAATATCCAATTAGCCTAGATGTTGCCTCAATGGTCTTGGTATTTAACCAGCCACTTTCTATTCGTTTTAGAATGGATGAAAAGCGGTTTGATGTTGATGGTACTTACAACGCACGTTACGAAGTAGTAAAAAAACGTGTAGACAAGGCGTTTATTAAAGGAACTGAAGAACGAATTACCGAAAAAGGCAAGTTAACCATAGTATATTCGCAAAAGGAGGATGAGGACGAATACAAAAGATATATTGGTTTTCTTCAGTCAAAAAATATATTAGATAAAGATTTAGAAGTGTTAGAGCTCGAAGACTTACAAGGTGTTACAGGGCTTAAGGCTTTGAGGGTTAGTATTTTATATCATAATAAAAATGATAATAAAAACTTTTATACCTATAACGATTTAATGGATACTATTAAATCGTAA
- a CDS encoding alpha-amylase family glycosyl hydrolase produces the protein MKKLIFTFFAIALFANCKEEKKESKIIEDEPKTSVEIEPISDEVLETAVIYEANIRQYSPEGTFDEFTKDIPTLKALGVKVIWLMPVFPISETKRKAEGGKFASEFPEEEQAKYLGSYYAVTDFTKINPEFGNKEDFRELVKTAHENGIYVILDWVPNHTGWDHEWIKNHPEYYTKNESGEIIHPKGTDWTDVADLNYDNQSMRQEMIEDMLYWVKEEGVDGFRCDVAGSVPLDFWKTAISILRSETNVFMLAEAWEPELLDGDLFDMAYAWDGHHLMNAMAKGEKTTEDFDAYINKVSNDYDEDDILMNFITNHDENSWNGTIKERMGDKKELFTALKFLMPGMPLIYSGQEYDMDHRLKFFEKDSIPKTKGEYFNLLKKLGELKNTNPALNGGKNAADYKRLNTESDILMFERSKDEQTLLFVGNFSDAGNKIAMPKGKFLNYLSNEELELVGDAFELNPWEYKILIKK, from the coding sequence ATGAAAAAACTAATATTTACCTTTTTTGCAATTGCGCTGTTTGCAAATTGTAAAGAAGAAAAAAAAGAAAGCAAAATAATAGAAGACGAGCCAAAAACGAGTGTTGAAATTGAACCGATTTCAGATGAGGTTTTGGAAACTGCCGTGATTTACGAAGCTAACATTCGTCAATATTCACCAGAAGGTACTTTTGATGAATTTACAAAAGACATTCCAACGCTAAAAGCGTTGGGAGTCAAAGTGATATGGTTAATGCCTGTATTCCCAATTTCAGAAACGAAACGAAAGGCTGAAGGAGGAAAGTTTGCTTCAGAATTCCCAGAAGAAGAACAAGCTAAATATTTAGGAAGTTATTACGCAGTAACAGATTTTACTAAAATCAACCCTGAATTTGGTAACAAAGAAGATTTTAGAGAACTAGTTAAAACCGCTCACGAAAACGGAATTTACGTGATTTTAGATTGGGTACCAAACCATACAGGTTGGGATCACGAATGGATAAAAAATCATCCTGAATATTATACAAAAAACGAGTCTGGTGAAATCATTCATCCAAAAGGCACGGATTGGACAGACGTCGCAGATCTCAATTACGACAATCAAAGTATGCGCCAAGAAATGATTGAAGATATGTTGTACTGGGTAAAGGAAGAAGGTGTAGATGGCTTTAGATGTGATGTTGCAGGTTCGGTACCACTAGATTTCTGGAAAACGGCTATTTCAATATTAAGAAGTGAAACCAACGTTTTTATGCTTGCCGAAGCTTGGGAACCAGAATTATTAGATGGAGATTTGTTTGATATGGCGTATGCTTGGGATGGCCATCATTTAATGAACGCAATGGCAAAAGGCGAAAAAACAACAGAAGATTTTGATGCATACATAAACAAGGTTTCAAACGATTATGATGAAGACGATATCTTAATGAACTTCATCACCAATCACGATGAGAATTCTTGGAATGGTACGATAAAAGAACGAATGGGTGATAAAAAGGAATTGTTCACAGCACTTAAGTTTTTGATGCCTGGAATGCCTTTAATTTACAGCGGACAAGAATACGATATGGATCACCGTCTTAAGTTTTTTGAAAAGGATTCAATTCCTAAAACAAAAGGCGAATATTTCAATCTGTTGAAAAAATTAGGTGAACTTAAAAACACTAATCCAGCGCTTAATGGTGGTAAAAATGCTGCAGATTATAAACGACTGAATACAGAAAGCGATATTTTAATGTTTGAGCGTTCTAAAGATGAACAGACACTTTTGTTTGTTGGTAATTTTTCTGATGCAGGAAATAAAATTGCGATGCCAAAAGGCAAGTTTTTGAATTATTTGTCTAATGAAGAATTGGAATTAGTGGGTGATGCTTTTGAACTTAACCCTTGGGAATATAAAATTTTAATTAAGAAGTAA
- a CDS encoding glycoside hydrolase family 97 protein, whose product MKYIASIIVLALLMVSCSSSLKKASVSSPNQAVTVNFNLTEKGEPTYQVLYRNRVVVDTSFLGFEFTDAAPLKDNFEIKAFGTVSKDDPWEMPWGEQLKVENTYNELIVFLIEKDTERSVNVVFRVHDDGIGFRYEFQQQEGWTEALIKEEKTQFNLTEDYKTFWIPGDWDIYEHLYNTTKLSEIDALQYANHQNLAQTYIPNNAVNTPVTLVGEDGLHLSLHEAGLIDYSGMTLGVDTKNLTFESILVGSENTDYKVKRQLPFKTPWRTIQITDNAPDLIESNLIVNLNEPTKIHDMSWFTPMKYTGIWWEMHLGKSSWDYGMTQNMSTWTDTGGAHGKHGATTENVKRFIDFSAKNNIGGVLVEGWNTGWEHWIGFEDREGVFDFVTPYPDYDLEEVTRYANEKGVEIIMHHETSAATETYTKQQDTAYALMQKYGMHSVKSGYVGKILPKGEYHHGQYMVNHYNNAAIKAAKYQVAVNAHEPIKATGLRRTYPNIISREGLRGQEFNAWASDGGNPPEHLPIVAFTRMLAGPIDYTPGIFNIKFDEYKPNNQVNTTIAQQLALYVVIYSPIQMAADLVEHYEANPEPFQFIKDVGVDWQQTKVLNGEVGDYVTIARQERETGNWFVGGITDENARTLDLTFDFLDEDQKYEAIIYRDGENAHWDNNPLDISIEKIDISKGSKLSVNLAEGGGFAISLIKI is encoded by the coding sequence ATGAAATATATCGCTTCAATAATTGTCCTAGCACTTTTAATGGTATCATGTAGTTCGTCTCTAAAAAAAGCAAGTGTCAGTTCACCAAACCAAGCAGTAACAGTTAATTTTAATTTAACGGAAAAAGGTGAGCCAACATACCAAGTGCTGTATAGAAACAGAGTGGTAGTAGATACCTCATTTTTAGGATTTGAGTTTACAGATGCAGCTCCTCTTAAAGACAATTTCGAAATAAAAGCTTTCGGGACAGTATCTAAAGATGACCCTTGGGAAATGCCTTGGGGAGAACAGTTAAAAGTAGAAAATACATACAATGAACTTATTGTGTTTTTAATTGAAAAGGATACAGAGAGATCTGTTAATGTTGTATTTAGAGTTCATGACGATGGTATTGGCTTTAGGTACGAATTTCAGCAGCAAGAGGGCTGGACGGAAGCTTTAATTAAAGAAGAAAAGACACAATTTAATCTTACAGAAGATTATAAAACTTTCTGGATTCCCGGTGATTGGGATATTTATGAGCATCTATACAATACCACAAAACTATCGGAAATTGACGCATTGCAATACGCAAATCACCAAAACCTAGCACAAACTTATATACCTAATAATGCAGTAAATACACCTGTAACTTTGGTTGGAGAAGACGGGTTGCATTTAAGTTTACATGAGGCAGGTCTAATAGATTATTCGGGTATGACACTTGGTGTAGATACCAAAAATTTAACTTTTGAAAGTATTTTAGTAGGTTCAGAAAACACAGATTACAAGGTAAAGCGACAACTACCTTTTAAAACACCTTGGAGAACAATTCAAATTACCGATAATGCACCAGACCTAATAGAATCTAACCTAATTGTAAACCTTAATGAGCCAACTAAAATCCACGACATGTCTTGGTTTACACCAATGAAGTACACAGGGATCTGGTGGGAAATGCACCTGGGAAAATCGTCTTGGGATTACGGAATGACCCAAAATATGAGTACATGGACAGACACAGGTGGTGCACACGGAAAACACGGAGCTACCACAGAAAACGTAAAACGTTTCATTGATTTTTCAGCAAAAAATAATATTGGTGGTGTTTTGGTTGAAGGTTGGAACACTGGTTGGGAACATTGGATTGGTTTTGAAGACAGAGAAGGGGTTTTTGATTTTGTAACACCATACCCAGATTACGATTTAGAGGAAGTAACAAGATACGCCAATGAAAAAGGTGTAGAAATTATAATGCACCACGAAACGTCTGCTGCTACGGAGACCTACACTAAACAACAGGATACAGCTTACGCATTAATGCAGAAATACGGAATGCATTCCGTAAAGTCGGGTTATGTTGGTAAAATTCTCCCAAAAGGAGAATATCATCACGGTCAATACATGGTCAACCACTATAACAATGCGGCCATAAAAGCTGCAAAATATCAAGTGGCAGTAAACGCACACGAACCTATTAAAGCTACAGGTCTACGTAGAACTTACCCAAATATTATCTCTCGCGAAGGTCTGCGTGGACAAGAGTTTAACGCTTGGGCAAGCGATGGTGGTAACCCACCAGAGCACCTGCCAATAGTGGCATTTACAAGAATGTTAGCAGGACCAATTGATTATACGCCAGGAATTTTCAATATTAAGTTTGATGAATACAAGCCAAATAATCAGGTGAATACTACTATTGCGCAACAATTAGCGTTATATGTTGTAATTTATAGTCCTATACAAATGGCAGCAGATTTGGTAGAGCATTACGAAGCCAATCCAGAACCCTTTCAATTTATAAAAGATGTTGGTGTAGACTGGCAACAAACCAAAGTGTTAAATGGCGAAGTTGGTGATTATGTAACTATAGCTAGGCAAGAGCGAGAAACGGGTAATTGGTTTGTTGGTGGTATTACCGATGAAAATGCCAGAACCCTAGATCTAACCTTCGACTTTTTAGATGAGGACCAAAAATATGAAGCCATTATTTATAGGGATGGTGAAAATGCTCATTGGGACAATAATCCGTTAGACATTTCCATTGAAAAAATTGATATTTCAAAAGGTTCAAAATTGAGTGTAAATCTAGCTGAAGGTGGAGGTTTTGCAATAAGCTTGATTAAAATATAA
- a CDS encoding alpha-amylase family glycosyl hydrolase, which produces MYRYFLVIILAFSLFGCKAQNVNRDDKEQQTRFDWEGANLYFLLTDRFNNGDTSNDINFDRTKETGKLRGFKGGDIKGITQKINEGYFTDLGINAIWMTPIVEQIHGGTDEGTGVTYGFHGYWAKDWTNIDPNYGTKEDLHELVKVAHNNGIRVVLDAVINHTGPVTEKDPVWPEDWVRTSPQCQYNNYENTVTCTLVKNLPDIKTDSNENVELPPQLVKKWKAEGRYEQEMKELDAFFERTGHPRAPRFYIMKWLTDYITEFGVDGYRCDTVKHTEAYVWEEFKKECDYAFAKYKKNNPDKVLDDNDFYLVGEVYNYGVSGGKLFDYGDKKVNFYDDMFTEQINFEFKWNAKELDNQALFKKYSDILNGELNGFGVLNYLSSHDDGSPFDPQREKPLETANKLLLSPGTSQVYYGDESARPLIIEDTQGDATLRSFMNWDAINSDEKTKAILTHWQKLGKFRERHPAIGAGRHQMITQDPYLFYRSYQNGDYKDLVIVGLDLPKGKKVIDVSKIFEEGDKLHDAYSGEKATVKNGNIILDSDHNIVLIEKQ; this is translated from the coding sequence ATGTATAGATATTTTTTAGTAATAATTCTAGCTTTTTCATTATTTGGTTGTAAAGCTCAAAACGTTAATAGAGATGATAAGGAACAACAAACACGCTTTGATTGGGAAGGGGCTAATCTTTATTTTTTGCTAACAGATCGTTTTAATAACGGTGACACATCTAATGACATCAACTTCGATAGAACAAAAGAAACCGGAAAGCTTAGAGGTTTTAAAGGTGGCGATATCAAAGGGATTACACAAAAAATTAACGAAGGCTATTTCACCGATTTGGGTATAAATGCCATTTGGATGACACCAATTGTAGAGCAAATCCATGGCGGAACTGATGAAGGCACTGGAGTAACTTATGGTTTCCATGGGTATTGGGCTAAGGACTGGACAAACATAGACCCAAATTATGGCACAAAAGAAGATTTACATGAGTTAGTGAAAGTTGCTCACAATAATGGTATTCGCGTTGTTTTAGATGCTGTGATTAACCACACAGGTCCTGTTACTGAAAAAGATCCGGTTTGGCCAGAAGATTGGGTGAGGACAAGTCCACAGTGTCAATACAATAATTACGAAAACACGGTAACGTGTACGTTGGTAAAAAATTTACCAGACATAAAAACGGATAGCAACGAAAATGTAGAATTACCACCTCAATTGGTAAAGAAATGGAAAGCAGAAGGCCGCTACGAACAAGAAATGAAAGAACTCGATGCCTTTTTTGAAAGAACAGGACATCCTAGAGCACCACGTTTTTATATTATGAAGTGGCTAACGGATTATATCACCGAATTTGGTGTTGACGGTTACAGATGTGATACGGTAAAGCATACGGAAGCTTATGTTTGGGAGGAGTTTAAAAAAGAATGTGATTACGCGTTTGCCAAATACAAAAAGAACAATCCAGATAAAGTTTTAGACGACAATGATTTTTATTTGGTAGGCGAGGTATACAACTATGGTGTCAGTGGTGGAAAGCTATTTGATTATGGAGATAAAAAAGTAAACTTTTATGACGATATGTTTACCGAACAAATCAATTTTGAGTTTAAATGGAATGCAAAAGAACTGGATAATCAAGCGTTGTTCAAAAAGTATTCAGATATATTGAATGGTGAACTAAATGGCTTTGGCGTTTTAAATTATCTAAGTTCTCACGATGACGGTAGCCCGTTTGATCCCCAAAGGGAAAAACCATTAGAAACCGCTAACAAATTACTGTTATCTCCAGGTACTTCACAAGTATATTACGGCGACGAGTCTGCAAGACCTTTGATAATTGAAGATACGCAAGGTGATGCAACATTGCGCTCATTTATGAATTGGGATGCCATAAATTCAGACGAAAAAACAAAAGCCATTCTAACACATTGGCAAAAATTAGGTAAATTTAGAGAAAGACATCCTGCTATCGGAGCTGGTAGACATCAAATGATAACTCAAGACCCTTATTTGTTTTATAGAAGTTATCAAAACGGAGACTACAAAGATTTAGTCATTGTAGGTTTAGATTTACCAAAAGGAAAAAAAGTGATTGATGTTTCAAAGATTTTTGAAGAGGGTGATAAACTGCACGACGCCTACTCAGGTGAAAAGGCAACTGTAAAAAATGGAAATATAATTTTAGATTCAGATCATAATATCGTACTTATAGAAAAACAATAA